One segment of Macaca fascicularis isolate 582-1 chromosome 2, T2T-MFA8v1.1 DNA contains the following:
- the ZNF502 gene encoding zinc finger protein 502 yields the protein MLNMQGTEEREIRRETCPGWVNKNKPAPEQDVCKTDSSGIVAKRFQEDEYQDSTFEEKYACEGMKENSPREIAESCLFQEGGFGGITFIHKEAPPEIISQNYNFEKSLLLTSSLVTRLRVSTEESLHQWETSNVHTNDFSDHSKCPTLCTQKKSWKCNECGKTFTQGSSLTQHQRTHTGERPYACEECGKAFSRSSFLVQHQRIHTGVKPYGCEQCGKTFRCRSFLTQHQRVHTGEKPYKCNECGNSFRNHSHLTEHQRIHTGEKPYKCNRCGKTFNQNTHLIHHQRIHTGEKPYVCSECGSSFRKHSNLTQHQRIHTGEKPHKCDECGKTFQTKANLSQHQRIHTGEKPYKCKECGKAFCQSPSLIKHQRIHTGEKPYKCKECGKAFTQSTPLTKHQRIHTGERPYKCSECGKAFIQSICLIRHQRSHTGEKPYKCNECGKGFNQNTCLTQHMRIHTGEKPYKCKECGKAFAHSSSLTEHHRTHTGEKLYKCSECEKTFRKYAHLSEHYRIHTGEKPYECIECGKFFRHSSVLFRHQKLHSGE from the exons ATGTTGAATATGCAAGGAactgaagagagagagattagaagAGAGACTTGTCCAG GCTGGGTAAACAAGAACAAGCCTGCTCCAGAGCAGGATGTCTGTAAAACTGATTCATCAGGGATAGTAGCAAAGAGATTCCAAGAGGATGAATACCAAGATTctacatttgaagaaaaatatgcatGTGAGGGCATGAAGGAAAACTCTCCTAGGGAGATTGCTGAATCATGTCTTTTCCAGGAAGGAGGTTTTGGGGGAATAACTTTCATCCACAAAGAAGCACCCCCTGAAATTATTAGTCAAAACTACAATTTTGAGAAAAGCTTGCTTTTGACCTCAAGCCTTGTTACACGTCTCAGGGTTTCTACAGAAGAGAGTCTGCATCAGTGGGAAACAAGTAATGTACACACCAATGATTTTTCAGACCACAGTAAATGTCCAACTCTCTGCACACAGAAGAAATCTTggaaatgtaatgaatgtggaaaaaccTTTACTCAGGGCTCATCCCTTACCCAACATCAGagaactcatactggagagagaccctacGCATGtgaggaatgtgggaaagcctttagtCGTAGTTCATTCCTTGTTCAACATCAAAGAATTCACACTGGAGTGAAACCATATGGATGTGAGCAGTGTGGGAAAACATTTCGATGTCGATCATTTCTTACTCAGCATCAAagagttcacactggagagaaaccttataaatgtaatgaatgtgggaattCCTTCCGCAATCACTCACATCTCACTGAACaccagagaattcacactggagagaaaccttataaaTGTAATAGATGTGGGAAGACATTCAATCAGAATACACACCTTATCCatcatcagagaattcacactggtgAGAAGCCTTATGTATGCAGTGAATGTGGCTCTTCTTTTCGAAAACATTCAAATCTTACAcaacatcagagaattcacactgggGAAAAACCCCATAAATGTGATGAATGTGGGAAAACTTTCCAAACAAAGGCAAACCTCTCTcagcatcagagaattcatactggagagaaaccctataaatgtaaagaatgtggcaaagcattTTGTCAGAGCCCATCTCTTATTAAACACCAgcgaattcatactggagaaaaaccataTAAGTGTAAGGAATGTGGCAAAGCATTTACTCAGAGCACCCCACTCACTAAACATCAGAGAATACACACGGGGGAGAGACCCTACAAATGCAGTGAATGTGGTAAAGCCTTCATTCAGAGCATTTGCCTTATTCGGCATCAGAGAAgtcacactggagaaaaaccctataaatgcAATGAATGTGGAAAGGGCTTTAATCAGAACACCTGCCTCACTCAGCATatgagaattcatactggagagaagccctataaatgtaaagaatgtgggaaagcctttgcTCATAGCTCATCTCTTACTGAACATCATAGAACTCACACTGGTGAGAAGCTCTATAAATGTAGTGAGTGTGAGAAAACCTTCCGCAAGTATGCACACCTTAGTGAACATTACAGAATTCACACTGGTGAGAAGCCTTATGAGTGCATTGAGTGTGGAAAGTTCTTCAGACATAGTTCAGTCCTTTTCAGACATCAGAAACTTCACAGTGGTGAATAA